TGATGCGATTGCAGTCTCTTTTCTAGAAGAACAGCTTACTTATGGTGAACTCAACAGAAAAGCAAATCAACTCGCACACTACTTACAAACACTGGGAGTTAAACCAGAGGTTTTAGTAGGTATCTGCGTTGAGCGTTCTTTAGAGATGCTGGTGGGACTTTTGGGTATCTTGAAAGCTGGTGCAGCTTACTTACCTTTAGACCCAGGTTTTCCACAAGAACGCTTGGAATTAATCTTATCTGATTCTCAGGTGCCAGTGTTGCTGACTGATAATAAAAAATTATTTGCTGATGATGAACATAGGAAAGTCATCTGTTTACGTACAGAGAAGGAAAAGATTGCGAGTCATAGCAAAGATAATCCTACACCATGTGCAACTGCTAAAAATCTGGCTTATGTTATCTATACCTCAGGTTCAACTGGTAAGCCTAAGGGAGTAGAAATTCCTCACGGTGCTGTGGTCAATTTCTTAAAATCTATGCAGCATGAACCTGGAATTGCAGAGTCAGATGTCCTTTTGGCAGTGACTACAATATCATTTGATATTGCCGCCCTGGAGCTGTATCTGCCTTTAATTACGGGTGCTAAGTTGGTATTAGCAAGTCGAGAAGTCGCTAGCGATGGCAGGCGACTCACAGAACTAATTCATACTTCTGGTGCTACGATTATGCAAGCCACGCCAGCGAGTTGGCGGATGTTGCTTGCGGCTGGATGGACTAGTTCTCCTCAATTGAAAATTCTCTGCGGTGGCGAAGGCTTAACTAGTGACTTGGCAAAGCATTTATTAGAAAAAGGTGATACTGTATGGAATTTGTATGGACCGACTGAAACGACTATTTGGTCAACTGTCTGTCAAGTAGAAGCTACGAAACTATCTCATGCTTTAGTCTCCATCGGTCGTCCGATCGCCAACACACAAACTTACATATTGGATTCCCATCTTCAACCAGTTCCCATCGGAGTTTTGGGCGAATTGTATATAGGTGGTGCTGGGGTTGCACGCGGTTACTTCAATCGTCCTGAACTAACTGCTGAACGCTTTATTGCTAATCCTTTCTCGCAAGGTTCCTGTTTTTACAGGACAGGAGATTTAGCTCGTTACCTGGATGATGGCAATATTGAATACGTTAGTCGAATAGACAATCAAGTAAAAATTCGAGGTTTTCGGATCGAACTTGGGGATATAGAAAACGCTTTATCTGCTCATCCACAAGTGCGAGAAACAGTTGTCATTACCCGTAGTGATCAACCAGGAGAAAAACAAATAGTAGCTTATATTACTACTAAACAGGAAGAACCAACTCCAGACACCCTGCGCGATTTCCTCAAACAGAAGTTACCAGATTACATGGTGCCAATAGCTTTTGTAATCTTAGAAGCATTACCCTTAACTCCTAGTGGAAAAGTCAACCGTCGCGCTTTGCCAAAGCCAACACTTTCTAGCTTCAGCCAACACAATGAATTTGTCGCACCGCGCAATGATACCGAAGGGAAACTGGCAAAAATCTGGTCAGAAATTTTAAACATTCAGCCAATAGGTGTTAAAGATAACTTCTTTGAAATCGGTGGAAATTCTCTTTCAGCAATCTACTTAATAGCTTCAATTGGGCAGCACTTTGGTAAGGAATTACCCTTATCAGCAGTCCTCACCAATCCCACCATTGAAAAGTTTGCAAATCTTCTTGATACCAGTTCCAATACTTTTGAAAACTCCCTCCTAGTTCCCATCCAGCCAAAAGGTAACAAGCCAGCCTTTTTCTGCGTACATCCTGCAGGTGGTCATGTTATGTGTTACTTCAAATTGGCGCATTCTCTCAGTGACGAGCAACCGTTTTATGGCTTGCAAGCGCAAGGGTTTCATGGGGAAGAAGAACCACTCACACGAGTCGAGGATATGGCAAGCTTGTATATCCAAGCAATTAGGAAGTTTCAGCCCAATGATCCTTATTCTATTGGTGGTTGGTCATTTGGGGGAGTTGTAGCGTATGAAATGGCACAACAATTACACAAACAGGGACAGGAAGTCTCTTTAGTAATACTTGATTCTTATGTTCCAATTCTCTTGGATAAAAACAAGAAAATTGACGCCCCCTATTTGGTTGGTGTTCTTTCCAGATATTTTGGCGGAATAGCAGGGCAAGATAATCTGGTAACACCTGATGAAATTAAGCACTTGAGTATTAACGAACAAATCAACTATATCCTTGACAAGGCAATAGAAGTTAAGATATTACCGCCATCAAATCAAAGCCAACAAAACCGACGCATTCTTGATGTATTAGTAGGAACGCTAAAAGCAACTTATTCTTATCTGCCACAGCCATATCCAGGAAAAGTCACTGTTTTGAGAGCCAAAGAAAAGCATATCATGGCTTCCGATCCAACTCTGGTGTGGGTGGAATTATTCTCTATCATGGATGCAGAAGATATAAAAATCATTGATGTTTCTGGTAATCACTACACATGTATTTTGGAACCTCATTTACAAGTCTTAGCAGAACGCTTGAAATCATCTCTGGCAGAATTTTAGTCAGAAGGTAGTTTTTGATTGGGGCTGGGCACAATCAAAAAAACTAAGAATTCAGTCCCCAGAATGGACTGCGCCCTTGCACTCTTTCCTGAAGGCTTTGATCTTTATGAAAGATGGTAGTGAGAGCATCTTACTTCCTACTTTATTACTGAAGCGGGCTGTCCGAGCGCACTACAAACAAAATACATTTACACATTTGGGATACTCCCGTTTTTTATGAGAATAGCATATATAGTTTTGGCACATAAATATCCAGAACAATTAGTACGTCTTATTTCTAAACTAAACACAGATGACGTTTCATTTTTTATACATATAGATCAAAAAACAGAGCAGAAAATTTATCATCAGATAGTGACTCAACTCAAGGATTTTCCAAATGTCTCTTTCATAAAGAGATACCATTTAGGATGGGGAGGTTTTGATATTATCAGAGCTAGTCTTGAAGGAATAAAATCAATAGTTGAAACGGGTAAGTACTTCGATTATGTTATATATTTCTCAGGTCAAGACTATTTGATCAAGTCAAATGAACAGATTAAAAAGTTTTTCCAAGAAAATAATGGTAAAGAATTTATAGAGTATTTTCCATTACCTTGTAGTATATGGTACAAGGGAGGCTTAACAAGATTAGAATCTTGGTATATTCGTTGGAAAGATAAGGAGTTTTTTATTCCGCAAAAGCGTGAGTTTAAATCTCCTATTAACTCTTTGTTATATTCATTGTTGATTTTGCTTTTACCGAAAAGACCTAAATTGCCTGAAGGATTTGCTCTTTATGGAGGTTCAGCATTTTGGTGCTTAACAGGAGAATCTACAAAATGGATAAATAATTTTGTTAAGCAAAACCCCAAGTTTGTTAATAGTTTTAATTACACTTATTGTCCAGATGAATTGTTTTACCAGATTTTAATTGCAAATTCCCCTTTTAAGGAAAAAATTATTAACACTAGCTTGACCTATCTAGAGTGGCCGAAGGATGATTCCCTTCACCCCAAAATTTTAGAAAAAAAGGATTTTGAGAAAATTAGGGAATCAGAAAAATTATTTGCTAGGAAGTTTGATCTGACTATAGATGCAAATATATTAGACATGATTGATAAAAGAATATTAAGCGAATCTGAAAAAATCAAATAAATTTGTAATTCTGGTCGCATCAGGATAAATGATTAATGTTCCCGAGCAACATGAGACATTTGTTCTAGAAGCCCCATATCCAAATTTTAGGAAAAGAGTTTTCATGCTTTTAGAAGCGGGTGAAAAATAGTGCGAATGCTATATTAAAGGCAAAGCTATGTGCTGACGTTTTGAGGAAAAGGCAATGACGACAACACTATCTGCGCCTCATTCTATTGAGTCCTTGCTAGGCAAAGAAGCAGAAGACTTGCTCACCTATAAGGCAAAAGTTTCTAAGGATTTACTACATTTGCCAGGACCAGATTTTGTGGATCGAGTTTGGTTGAACAGCGATCGCAACCCCCAAGTCCTGCGTAATCTTCAAACACTATACTCAACCGGACGGCTGGCAAATACTGGCTACCTCTCTATTCTGCCAGTAGATCAGGGGATTGAACACTCAGCCGGTGCGTCATTTGCACCCAATCCCATCTACTTTGATCCAGAAAATATTCTTAAGCTGGCAATAGCAGCAGGTTGCAACGCTGTTGCGACAACTTTGGGAGTTTTAGGTTCAGTTTCACGCAAATATGCTCACAAAATTCCCTTTATAGTCAAAATCAACCACAACGAACTGCTAACTTTCCCCAATCAATCTGACCAAGTTTTGTTTGCTTCAGTTGAACAAGCTTGGAATTTGGGTGCAGTTGCTGTGGGTGCGACTATTTATTTTGGATCGGAAAACTCCACTCGCCAAATTCAGGAAATTAGCCAAGCCTTCAAACGCGCCCATGATTTGGGGATGGTGACGATTCTTTGGTGCTATTTGCGGAACAACGCTTTTAAAGAAGACAAAGATTATCACCTTGCAGCTGATCTGACAGGACAAGCGAATCATCTGGGTGTGACAATTGAAGCTGACATTATTAAACAAAAGTTGCCTGAAAATAACAACGGGTACGGAGCAGTAGCCAAGGCGACTGGTAAGAGTTACGGTAAAACCAATGAGCGGGTTTACACAGATTTGACAACCGACCACCCAATCGATTTAACTCGTTATCAGGTACTCAACTGTTATTGTGGACGTGCAGGACTGATTAACTCTGGTGGCGCGTCTGGAAAAAATGACTTTGCAGAAGCTGTTCGGACTGCGGTAATAAATAAACGCGCTGGTGGAACAGGATTAATTTCTGGGCGCAAAACATTTCAACGTCCGTTTGACGAAGGAGTGAAATTGTTTAACGCGATTCAGGATGTTTATTTGTCTGATGCGGTGGCGATTGCCTAGGGCAGAGCTACGCTTAACGCCTAGGGCAGAATTACGCTTAACGCTTAAACGACTCTCAGACGAACGTGTCCGCCTGCGATTCAAATCGCAGGCTAATAGCCAAAGTCCTCTCAAGAGGACTAAATGCTTTAGGTGTAAAATATGCGGGTAGCGTGTAGTTTCTCAAAAATTTGCTCGTAACAAAGCGCAGCGTGGAGATCGATGACTAAGCAATTGAGAATGTGAAATGTAAAAAACTTGACAAGCATAGATGATACATTCTATGTTTGAGGGAGTGTGTTGAAACTCATCGACACCACTCCCCCGATCCTTGAAAACCTCATAATTCCGTTGAGTGGTGTCGATTGCTCTTGTAGTAAGGGTTTCAGCCTACAAGATGAGGATTTTATTGCAAATCATCTTGCCCTTATTGACAATTAAAAAAGTGGTGTCGATTTGGCGTCTGAAATCCGCTCCCACTAAGGCTCCCTGAGCGAACTCTTTCCATTACCTCTTCCCCTAACGGGGATGGAAACAAACCAGCAAATGCTCTTTGGTAAGCTTTTGCGATTTCCTTTGCATAACCTCTTCCCCTAACGGGGATGAAATACTAAATCTTTGTACCAAATTCCGAATTATTGAATGAGCGAGAAAATTTTCGATGGGAAAACTAAATCTGAGGCTTAAACACCTTGCGATTTCTAGTTCCTACAGTTAGTTGCTCAAGAATTCCCAAGTCATCCCCCACACTTGATAATGCCGCTTAAGTTGGCAGGGATGCTGGGATTTTTCTATTTGTGGGGGTTGGTGGTTGAGTAGAAACTTACGTAGATAATAAAGTAAAAAAACACATTTACTCTCTGTATCCACTATCCACAGTTCATCCCAGAGATAACAAACAGCCGATCTGCCGTTAGCGTAGCGTGCGCTTTGCGCTTAGGCAGCAGGGCCTCGCGATCGCCCCATAAATTTTATTCTTTCAACAAAGGAATTGTTAAGAGACAAATATTAATAGAACTTCTGAGATATTGTAAAGTAAGTCAGAAGTTTGCCAAACGAGTGACATGAAGCTGGCGCAACGAGTAAGTCAAGTAGCACCTTCTATAACTTTAGCTATTGCAGCCAAGGCTAAGGCAATGAAGGCAGAAGGAATTGATGTTTGTAGTTTTAGCGCTGGAGAACCGGACTTTGATAGTCCAGCGCACGTCAAAGCTGCTGCACAGAAAGCTTTGGACGAAGGTAAAACCAAGTATGGACCTGCATCTGGGGAACCAAAGTTAAGAGAAGCCATTGCTCGCAAGTTAAAAACTGACAATGGTCTTGATTACAAAGCAGAAAATGTTATTGTCACCAACGGTGGGAAACATTCTCTGTTTAACTTAATACTGGCGCTGATTGAACCTGGAGATGAAGTTATCATCCCCGCGCCCTACTGGTTAAGTTATCCGGAAATGGTGACGCTTGCTGGTGGAGTCTCTGTGATTGTCCCCACAGATGTTTCGACAGGTTACAAAATTACACCAGAACAGTTGCGTAAGTCGATTACGCCCAAGACAAAGCTTTTTATCCTCAACTCGCCATCTAATCCTACTGGTATGGTTTACACACCAGAGGAAATTCAGGCGATCGCCCAAATTATCGTTGAGACTGACATTCTTGTCGTTTCCGACGAAATTTATGAGAAGATTCTCTACGATGGTGTTAAACAGGTCAGCATTGGTTCGCTAGGACCAGAGATTTTTGAGCGAACTATTATCAGCAATGGGTTTGCCAAAGCTTACTCCATGACAGGATGGCGCATCGGATATTTGGCAGGACCTATTGATTTGATTAAAGCAACAATTACCATCCAAAGCCATAGTGTGTCGAATGTTTGTACCTTTGCTCAATATGGGGCGATCGCAGCTTTGGAAGGTTCGCAAGATTGTGTCGAAGAAATGCTGCAAGCCTTCGCCAAACGACGAGAAGTCATGTATGAAAGACTTAACGCTATTCCTGGGCTGAGTTGTCCAAAACCAGACGGCGCTTTCTACTTATTTCCCGACATTAGCAAAACAGGGCTAAAATCTCTGGATTTTTCTAACAGGTTGCTAGAAAAAGAGCAAGTAGCAGTTATTCCTGGAATCGCCTTTGCTGGTGATGACAATATTCGCCTTTCCTACGCCACCGATATGGCAACAATTGAAAAGGGAATGGATAGATTTGAAAAATTTGTCAAATCACTTATTTAGTCATTAGTCAACGCCCTAAGTCCTTACGGACACGCTGCGCGAACGGGCAGGGTGTAAGGGGGTAAGGGTGTAGGGGTGTAGGGGAACCCCATGAATAAAACGCGCAGCGCCGTTCGCTTTAGTGGCGGTTTGGGCTTGAAACTTCCCTTTCTTTTCTTTCCAATATTAAAATAAGGGGCTTGCGTCCTTGTTGGTTCCGGCGGCGTGGCAACAAAGAAAATTTTCTCTTCCCCTTAGACCCTTACACCCCCATACACGCCAGATACCTACGGAGGGAGACCCTCATCAAGTACTGGCTCCCCTACACCCCTTTCTTGGTCATTAGTCAACTGTTGACTAACGCAACAAGCCCATTTCTTTCAAACCTTGGCGCAGTCGTTTCGCCTCTTGCGGATTTTGCTGTTCTTCGTGAAGGGCGATCGCTTTTTGAAAACTCACAAGACTATCTTTTACATAGCCAAGTTTCAGCAGCAATACCCCCAAGTTTTGGTACGCATCAGCATATTTAGGACTTAACTCAATTGCTTTTTGATAAGCTAAGATAGCATCTTTGAATAAACTCATTTCCTTTAGCGTCATCCCCAGATTGTAATATCCTGGGACGAAACTGGAGTCAATCTTGATTGTTGCTTCGTAAGCAGTTTTAGCACCATTTAAATCTCCAGTTGCTTTGAGTAAATTGCCAAGATTGTTGTATGCTCCTAATTTCAGAATAGGGTAAATAGGCAATTTCACTGCAGCATCATAGTGGGCGATCGCATTTTTATAATTTTGCAAACGAGAGTAAGCAATACCAAGATGATAGTAGAGTTCGTATAAAGTCTCGTACTCCTCCTCACAATTCGCAACTCCCTGCGCCAACAACTTGATACCTTCTACTATTTTCCCGATTTTTACATAAAGCCCCCCCAACTTACTACAAACATAAGGATCATTAGGATGAGAAGCAAGAAAACCTTCCATCGCTGCTTGTGCTTTGGTAAATTTATCTTGTTGAGCTATGGCATTTTTTTGGTATCCTGTGTGTGAAATAGCAACCCCTTCCAAATAGCCAACTTGCAAACCTGGTTCCTGAGTTAAAATTTCAGACACGCTATCATCCACTAACGCATGGTAAGGGCGAGAAAAGCGGATATCTGGATGATTGCGGAACAGGCGCGAAACCAGCGAGTAAGGAGATTGTTCTGCTTCTACCTCATGGCGCAGAAGGTTGATCAGGAGGTATTCTTCCCTTCGTATCGCCTGCTTCAACTGCGGTACAATTTTCTGGGTGAGAGTTTCATCTGCATCTAAGACAAGAATCCAATCACCTGTGACGTATTTTAAAGCTTCATTGCGAGCAGCACTAAAGTCATTACACCATTCAAAATGATGCACTTTCGCACCAAATTTTTGAGCAATTTGTGGAGTGCTGTCTGTAGAACCTGTATCTAATACTACCATTTCATCGACGACATTTTTCACACTGCCAAGACATTTAGACAGCGTTGCTTCTTCGTTTTTGACAATCATGCACAGGCTTAGTTTCATAGGTAACTCGTCTACTTTTTTAAATATTGTGTAAATATGAGTAACTTTAATTGTGTGCCGAAAGCTTTATCAAATGTGATAAGAACTTCTTCAACACATGGTGACTTTAATGATAGGTCAAACACTAGGTAGACGCTATAGCCGAATGGCATTAAGACCGTTTCACTTTAAAATTGATACGAAGCGTGGGATGAGTGCCCGATTTAGGTAAATGAGGGTTAGAAGTATAAACGGAACTCTAGAAAAGTAATCCTAAAGACACAAAGGGCGATACTTCCTTGGAAAGACGTAATCACACTACTACGTTCTTAGGATTTTAAGGGTTAAAAGCTCACAGTCCACGCAAACCATCTGGTATCGAAAGACTTGCAAGTCATAGCAAACAAGCGTGGAGTCATCATATAGGAGTTTCGACGGTTATGAAGAACAGTTCCTTAATTCGACCTCTGGCTGTCGTAACGGGTGCCTCTAACGGTATCGGCTACGAACTTGCCAAACAGTTTGCCCAAAATGGCTTTGATTTGATCATCACAGCTACTGGCTCAAGCATTGACGAAGCCGCTCAAGCTTTCGTTGGACTAGGTGTCAAAGTCGAGACGGTGCAGTCCGATCTTGCCACCTATGACGGGGTTGAGACGCTCTACAACAAGATTAAGGCAGCGAACCGACCAGTGGATGCGATCGCGATCAACGCAGGTGTTGGTGTTGGCGGTGACTTTGCCCGCGAAACCGATCTACAGGACGAACTCAATCTGATCAATCTGAACGTCGTATCGACTGTCCATCTCGCTAAGCGGGTGGTGAAAGACATGGTTACTCGCGGTAAGGGTCGCATCCTCTTTACTTCCTCGATCGCCGCTTTGATGCCTGGACCGTTCGAGGCAGTCTACGCAGCCTCCAAGGCGTTTGTCCACTCCTTTTCCCAGGGACTGCGCAGCGAACTGAAGGACACGGGCGTCACCGTCACCGTCCTCATGCCCGGACCGACCAATACCAACTTCTTCCAGCGCGCGGATATGAACGATACCAAGGCGGGCGTGAGTCAAAAGGACGACGCAGCCGAAGTCGCCAAGCAGGGTTTTGAAGCTTTGATGGCGGGCAAGGATGAGGTCATCGCAGGCTCACTCCAAACCAAGATTCTGGGCACCGTGAGCAAAATCTTGCCTGATACCGTCAGTGCCGAACTGCACCGCACGCTTACTGAGCCGGGGTCAGCTAACAAGTAATACTGATTCAAAAAGCGATAGCTTCCACGCGGACACCATATCCAAAAGTTTTGCTTCTTTAACAGGACTTACGCAAACAAACCCGGTTTCTACCAAAAATCCTCTGTTTCGTAACCAAATACGAACGAAGAAACCGGGTTTCTGGCAGATGGTGCGTAAGTTCTATTTAAGAAAGTTGCAGTCAAGTTAACGACTGCATTAATGATACATTTCTAAACTGAATCTTAAATCTGTAAGGTTTGTTAACAAAATACCGCAATATTTGAAAGTGGTGCTATCACAAACAAAAGCGAGTGAAACAAAAATCCAATACTCCTAGATTACCCCTACCACAACCACTTGTGGCTGTAGAAGCTGGTACGTTTACCGAATTTACAGTTACTCAACGGATGCCTAGTATTGCCCGTAGAGTTATCGCTGAAAATAAGTTTCCAGCCAATATTAATGCCAGCTTAGAGAAACTAGCCAGTGAACTGCCATCGGGATATTTGCCAACTCTTGTAGATGATACTAGTTCAGATTTTGCAGATTGGTCTAGATATTTAGAACCATATAAAGAACAGCGTTGGATAGATATTCCCTGGTTTTTCGCGGAAACTTATTTTTATAGATATCTTCTACAAATTACCAACTACTTTCGTGCTGGTGAGTGGCAAGGTGTAGATCCATTTGAGTTGCAAAAACGTCAAGGTTTAGAAACATCCCTTGACTCAATCGTTGCTTTATGCACTCAAGTGAATGGATGGTTGAATGTATCAGAGCAAGAAAATCAATCAAGGCAAACAGCTTTGATAACATTATTATATTTTGGTTTGTGGGGAAATCGAGTTGACCTTAGTTTGTGGTCAGCATTTGAGACTGACCGCAGTCGTTTTGATATTCAAAATCAACAATCTCACATATTAGTAGATGATGCACTCAAAGTCACAGAATTGTTAGTGAATAGCAATTCCGGACGTGTTGACTTTGTTGTAGATAATGCTGGCTTTGAACTTGTCTGTGATTTGTGTTTGGTAGATTATCTTTTAGGTAGTGGTGTCGCGAGCCTTGTGAGATTGCATTTAAAGTCTCACCCAACATTCGTCTCTGATGCCATGATAAAAGATGTGCATCAAACAACAGAATTTTTATTAGCCTCAAGCAATCCAGAAGTGACATCCTTTGCTAAAAGACTACAAGAATATATTGCATCAGAGCAGTTAGTTTTGTCTGACGATTATTTTTGGACATCACCTTTAGCTTTTTGGGAAATACCTGAGTCTCTAAAAAATGATTTATCTCATTCCAATTTGATAGTTATTAAAGGAGATGCAAATTATCGAAGATTGTTAGGAGATAGACATTGGGATTTTACGACTAAAATCTCAGATATCGTGTGTTACTTACCCGTCCCAATGGTAGCCCTACGCACTTTGAAATCGGAAGTTGCAGCAGGAATTAAACCGGAAGTTTTGGAGGAAGTGGAAAAGTCAGACTCTGCTTGGTTAACGAATGGACAATGGGGAGTTGTTCAGTTGGTGGATAATAATTAAAGGAGTTTAGAACTAAAACTAAACAGGAGGAATGGAGTGAGTATTAACCTTGACCTACCAGAAGAGCTGGAGAATGAACTTTGCATTGAAGCTTCTGAGCTAAACTTACCCTTGTCGGAATACATTCTCCGGATTCTGTCTACTAGACAAGTTCTAGCTAATCCGCCTAAGACCGGAGCAGAGCTTGTTGCTTATTGGCAGAGTGAAGGCATCATCAATTCACGACCTGACATCACTGATAGTCAAGCATACGCCCGCCAGCTGCGTCATGAGGCTCAAATGCGATCAAAATTATAGGTAGAGTTGATGTACCTGTTAGACACTGATGTTCTGATCGATATTCAGCGTGGTCATGCTCCTGCAATAGCTTGGTTTGCGAACCTACCAGAGGTGCCCAGTGTTCCCGGCTTTGTGGTTATGGAGCTCATTCAAGATGCTCGCAATATGCAACAAGTTCGTAATGCCCTCAAGCTCGTTGCTCCATTGCCTGTGGTTTGGGCTACTGAAGCTGATTGCGCTCCTGCTCTGTCAGATTTTACAACCTATCACTTGTCAAATAGTTTGGGATTGCTTGATGCTTTGATTGCTGCCTGTGCAGTTGGACGAGGTGCAACACTCTGCACCTTCAATGTGAAACATTATCGGATTGTGCCTGGTTTAATGACAGCACAGCCCTACACGCGTTGAGGTAGTCTCACACCGCAGTGCAACGAACGAATCCTATCGCAACTGAAACTCATCAAACTTCACAACTTTTGAATCTGGCTGACTTGTATTGAAACGATAACTGCTGACTGTACCCTTACCCGTATCAAAAATGCTGAAAGCTGTAAGATCATTACTGGCAATATACGGTATGGGTTTGCCATCTTTGTCGGGTAATGGAGCGATCGTTGGTAAAACTGGTTCTAACCCATTGGGATCCCCAAGTGCAGCATAATCCTTTTTGTCACCTGATGGAACTGATCGCTTATCGCCACTCAAGAAAGCACCGTAAGTATTGCCAACATTTGATGTTTCTAAAAAGTGCATTCCCGACTGACTAAGAAAACGGTTCCAGATATGCGAGTGCCCATAGAATACCATCTGTACTTTAGCTGCTTCAAGTAAGGGAATCACATCGCGAATCAAATAATCTGATTTTTTGGGGTATTTGTAACGTACCGTTTTAACATTGCGATTCGCATCACGTTCAATAATCTGCACGGGATTAGTATAAGCAGGAACAATATTGTCGCCTAAAGAATGAGGTGGATGATGAAACATCACGACTTTATATTTTGCTTGTTTAAACTCAGGACTGTTGAGTTCTTTTTCTAACCAGTTGTACTGCTGACTTCCTTTGGCAATTGGTTCAAAAATAACTTGTCCGTAACCCCAATTTTCTGGATTTTGCAAATCTTTATCTCTTTCCCGATACTTCCCCCTCGCTTCTGCATCCATATTGGGAGTCCGCCACATATTCGTCGCATATAGAACGACTAGACGCACATCACCAAAACTGACTGCATAATAACTTTCTCCACCTTCTTTACTCTCAGGTAAAGTGAAAATTTCTTCGTAGGTATCAGTATTATAAGAATTATTTTTCAGCGATTTTTCCCCATACAACTTCATCGCAACTGGACGCGGAAACGCATCATTAAATTCATCGCCTAAACTTCCACCCTTGCCAAAGCGTCCCATCACTTCATGATTACCAATACTGGTAAACATTGGGGCATGTTGAATAATTTCTCCACCAATAAAAGATGTCTTTATTCCATTCACATCTGTTTCAAACTTGGCACGACCTTGTAAACAAGGGAAGAAAGCACCACCTCCATTATCATCAAACCATTCTGAGGCACGATCTGCAATATTCACTGTATCTCCTGCTAACCAAACTGCATCCACTTTACCAACAGTTTCCACGACCTTTTGCAGATTTGCTGCTATCATTGGTTTCAATTGATGATCAGAA
This portion of the Brasilonema sennae CENA114 genome encodes:
- a CDS encoding metallophosphoesterase family protein, giving the protein MLRYLTKRKILAALFILVICLSVVYGCFSGQKAFSSAPQLLTDPFLQLPTQSSVRVVWFTEFAGSKHNVAYGDNLQQTAVANTTKLSRTREDQESKVGNQKENGQVYKQPVSRDIWRHEAQVVGLTGLKRVSYRVTSVREDGKSISSNTFTLAPTPTPGTPLKILLTSDHQLKPMIAANLQKVVETVGKVDAVWLAGDTVNIADRASEWFDDNGGGAFFPCLQGRAKFETDVNGIKTSFIGGEIIQHAPMFTSIGNHEVMGRFGKGGSLGDEFNDAFPRPVAMKLYGEKSLKNNSYNTDTYEEIFTLPESKEGGESYYAVSFGDVRLVVLYATNMWRTPNMDAEARGKYRERDKDLQNPENWGYGQVIFEPIAKGSQQYNWLEKELNSPEFKQAKYKVVMFHHPPHSLGDNIVPAYTNPVQIIERDANRNVKTVRYKYPKKSDYLIRDVIPLLEAAKVQMVFYGHSHIWNRFLSQSGMHFLETSNVGNTYGAFLSGDKRSVPSGDKKDYAALGDPNGLEPVLPTIAPLPDKDGKPIPYIASNDLTAFSIFDTGKGTVSSYRFNTSQPDSKVVKFDEFQLR
- a CDS encoding PIN domain-containing protein, with the protein product MYLLDTDVLIDIQRGHAPAIAWFANLPEVPSVPGFVVMELIQDARNMQQVRNALKLVAPLPVVWATEADCAPALSDFTTYHLSNSLGLLDALIAACAVGRGATLCTFNVKHYRIVPGLMTAQPYTR
- a CDS encoding SDR family NAD(P)-dependent oxidoreductase, yielding MKNSSLIRPLAVVTGASNGIGYELAKQFAQNGFDLIITATGSSIDEAAQAFVGLGVKVETVQSDLATYDGVETLYNKIKAANRPVDAIAINAGVGVGGDFARETDLQDELNLINLNVVSTVHLAKRVVKDMVTRGKGRILFTSSIAALMPGPFEAVYAASKAFVHSFSQGLRSELKDTGVTVTVLMPGPTNTNFFQRADMNDTKAGVSQKDDAAEVAKQGFEALMAGKDEVIAGSLQTKILGTVSKILPDTVSAELHRTLTEPGSANK
- a CDS encoding glycosyltransferase, translated to MIVKNEEATLSKCLGSVKNVVDEMVVLDTGSTDSTPQIAQKFGAKVHHFEWCNDFSAARNEALKYVTGDWILVLDADETLTQKIVPQLKQAIRREEYLLINLLRHEVEAEQSPYSLVSRLFRNHPDIRFSRPYHALVDDSVSEILTQEPGLQVGYLEGVAISHTGYQKNAIAQQDKFTKAQAAMEGFLASHPNDPYVCSKLGGLYVKIGKIVEGIKLLAQGVANCEEEYETLYELYYHLGIAYSRLQNYKNAIAHYDAAVKLPIYPILKLGAYNNLGNLLKATGDLNGAKTAYEATIKIDSSFVPGYYNLGMTLKEMSLFKDAILAYQKAIELSPKYADAYQNLGVLLLKLGYVKDSLVSFQKAIALHEEQQNPQEAKRLRQGLKEMGLLR
- a CDS encoding damage-control phosphatase ARMT1 family protein — its product is MKQKSNTPRLPLPQPLVAVEAGTFTEFTVTQRMPSIARRVIAENKFPANINASLEKLASELPSGYLPTLVDDTSSDFADWSRYLEPYKEQRWIDIPWFFAETYFYRYLLQITNYFRAGEWQGVDPFELQKRQGLETSLDSIVALCTQVNGWLNVSEQENQSRQTALITLLYFGLWGNRVDLSLWSAFETDRSRFDIQNQQSHILVDDALKVTELLVNSNSGRVDFVVDNAGFELVCDLCLVDYLLGSGVASLVRLHLKSHPTFVSDAMIKDVHQTTEFLLASSNPEVTSFAKRLQEYIASEQLVLSDDYFWTSPLAFWEIPESLKNDLSHSNLIVIKGDANYRRLLGDRHWDFTTKISDIVCYLPVPMVALRTLKSEVAAGIKPEVLEEVEKSDSAWLTNGQWGVVQLVDNN